The Amblyomma americanum isolate KBUSLIRL-KWMA chromosome 3, ASM5285725v1, whole genome shotgun sequence genome window below encodes:
- the LOC144123819 gene encoding uncharacterized protein LOC144123819: MAEEAQAHHGMDSSENSTPASMLSKGEPTTALDRCCSVSVPLLVLLALVGIVLFLLFINVSDLKRLFETNNTTTPAEDTGDGSYESCAWRWGFYVPTEAQPGTDTHTGPLPGDVVPLHYAITMTLCGTSLGDPALKVTGRVEVLFKAKVSTSKLVLKAHPERIREIKVSLLDTSAPACAAPKGRKIESVTFNSPFLIVAPDDELAARRPYTVTIDYAYDSTAPNGPIALSPTQGSMNSQPGQAHAAFPCFEEQGWLAPVQLTLVIPPELNATSNAPQDGEPLPKGDAFMHKFTTTPPISLDSLVWVAVPSEGPSQKNSEQ; encoded by the exons ATGGCGGAAGAGGCGCAAGCCCACCATGGAATG GATTCCTCAGAAAATTCCACGCCCGCGTCGATGCTTTCCAAAGGTGAGCCGACCACAGCGCTGGATAGATGCTGTTCAGTATCGGTTCCGCTGCTCGTGCTGCTGGCGCTCGTGGGCATAGTGCTGTTCCTCCTGTTCATCAACGTGTCGGACCTGAAGCGGTTGTTCGAAACCAACAACACAACGACACCAGCGGAGGATACAGGCGACGGAAGCTACGAGTCTTGCGCGTGGCGTTGGGGCTTCTATGTGCCGACGGAAGCACAGCCAGgcacagacacgcacacaggTCCCTTGCCGGGTGACGTCGTCCCGCTGCATTACGCAATCACGATGACGCTTTGTG GAACGAGCCTCGGCGACCCTGCTCTGAAAGTGACCGGCCGTGTTGAGGTCCTGTTCAAGGCCAAGGTCTCCACCAGCAAGTTGGTTCTTAAAGCCCACCCGGAACGCATCAGAGAGATTAAGGTGTCGCTGTTAGACACATCTGCACCCGCGTGTGCGGCACCCAAAGGCCGAAAAATTGAAAGCGTCACCTTTAACTCACCGTTCCTTATTGTGGCCCCGGACGACGAGTTGGCTGCGCGACGGCCGTACACTGTGACGATAGACTACGCCTACGACAGTACCGCTCCGAATGGCCCCATTGCCCTGTCACCAAC GCAGGGGAGCATGAATTCGCAACCTGGACAAGCACACGCCGCGTTTCCCTGCTTCGAAGAGCAAGGCTGGCTGGCTCCGGTGCAGCTGACGCTGGTTATTCCTCCGGAGCTTAACGCAACTTCGAACGCTCCCCAGGACGGCGAACCTCTCCC gaAGGGAGATGCGTTCATGCACAAGTTCACAACTACCCCTCCAATTTCTTTGGACAGTCTGGTGTGGGTGGCGGTCCCTTCCGAAGGGCCTTCCCAAAAAAACTCTGAGCAATAG